The Agromyces atrinae genome window below encodes:
- a CDS encoding DeoR/GlpR family DNA-binding transcription regulator: protein MDLSTDDTAESPSRQRRQALRQRAITEAVMAEGSIRIEQLAERFDISVMTVHRDLDDLEGRGLLRKSRGMATALSNALVESSDVYRSGRESLEKDAIAHAALEFVEPGQAIFLDDSTTVMHLVPHLRTKRPLNVITNTLTIMDQLRVTNGITLLALGGEYHNWCSAFMGHMTTTAVKALRADLFIMSTAAITDDVAFHQTLATVDVKRAMFESARTRILLADHTKFEKRALHALLPLTEFDAVIVDDGTDPAHVSRLRDKGVTVIVARRGASR from the coding sequence ATGGACCTGAGCACCGACGACACTGCCGAGAGCCCGTCGCGTCAGCGACGTCAAGCACTGCGCCAGCGCGCGATCACCGAGGCCGTCATGGCCGAAGGGTCGATCCGCATCGAACAACTGGCCGAACGCTTCGACATCAGTGTCATGACGGTGCACCGCGACCTCGACGATCTCGAGGGGCGGGGTCTGCTCCGCAAGAGCCGCGGCATGGCGACGGCGCTCTCGAACGCCCTCGTCGAGTCGAGCGACGTCTATCGCTCGGGGCGCGAGAGCCTCGAGAAGGATGCCATCGCGCACGCCGCGCTCGAGTTCGTCGAGCCCGGTCAGGCGATCTTCCTCGACGACTCGACGACGGTCATGCATCTCGTGCCGCACCTCCGCACGAAGCGACCCCTCAACGTCATCACGAACACGCTCACGATCATGGATCAGCTGCGCGTCACGAACGGCATCACACTCCTCGCCCTCGGCGGCGAGTACCACAACTGGTGCAGCGCCTTCATGGGCCACATGACGACGACGGCCGTCAAGGCGCTCCGCGCCGACCTCTTCATCATGTCGACGGCGGCCATCACCGACGACGTCGCGTTCCATCAGACGCTCGCGACCGTCGACGTCAAGCGGGCGATGTTCGAGTCGGCGCGCACGCGCATCCTCCTCGCCGACCACACGAAGTTCGAGAAGCGGGCGCTGCACGCCCTGCTGCCGTTGACGGAGTTCGACGCCGTCATCGTCGATGACGGAACCGATCCCGCGCACGTGTCGCGCCTACGTGACAAGGGCGTGACGGTCATCGTCGCCCGCCGGGGTGCGTCGCGCTGA
- a CDS encoding triose-phosphate isomerase family protein, whose product MSDSPGSGAASPSRTITLGVSLKMYLGVDQAAEWADAVALIASTHDAVRSGAVRLFVLPSLPATVAVSAKLSDSAVAWGAQDLHWDDRGAVTGGTSGADLVELGCTLVEVGHAERRKIFGEDAGVTRRKFAAATRNGLTPVLCVGEREPMPAADAAAECIAQLESAFAGDRGSTEVIVAYEPEWAIGQPQPAPPEHVRAVADIVREHLASTRGTAGETTLIYGGSAGIGTLSSLGDSVDGLFLGRFAHNPADFARIIDDAAALT is encoded by the coding sequence GTGAGTGACTCGCCGGGCTCCGGCGCAGCGTCGCCGAGCAGAACGATCACCCTCGGCGTCAGCCTCAAGATGTACCTCGGCGTCGACCAGGCCGCCGAGTGGGCCGACGCGGTCGCCCTGATCGCGTCGACGCACGACGCGGTCCGGAGCGGCGCCGTGCGGCTCTTCGTGCTGCCGTCGCTTCCGGCTACGGTCGCCGTGAGCGCGAAGCTCAGCGACTCCGCGGTCGCCTGGGGCGCGCAGGATCTGCACTGGGATGACCGGGGGGCCGTGACCGGAGGAACGAGCGGAGCCGACCTCGTCGAGCTCGGCTGCACTCTCGTCGAGGTCGGTCATGCCGAACGCCGGAAGATCTTCGGAGAGGACGCGGGCGTCACGAGGCGGAAGTTCGCGGCGGCGACGCGGAACGGGCTCACTCCCGTCCTCTGCGTCGGCGAGCGCGAACCGATGCCCGCCGCGGACGCCGCCGCCGAGTGCATCGCGCAGCTCGAGTCCGCCTTCGCCGGTGACCGGGGGAGCACCGAGGTCATCGTCGCGTACGAGCCCGAATGGGCGATCGGCCAGCCCCAACCCGCTCCGCCCGAGCACGTGCGCGCCGTGGCCGACATCGTGCGCGAGCACCTCGCTTCGACCCGAGGTACGGCGGGGGAGACGACCCTCATCTACGGCGGAAGCGCCGGGATCGGCACCCTGTCGTCGCTCGGCGACAGTGTCGACGGGTTGTTCCTCGGCCGCTTCGCTCACAATCCCGCTGATTTCGCTCGCATCATTGACGACGCTGCCGCGCTAACTTGA
- a CDS encoding alpha/beta fold hydrolase: MNDPQTVVFLHGLGVGPDSWAAQIDDLPDGYSAFAPRTVGLAESDPPFSMAAATAAVIRSLDEGGVERAHLCGLSLGAMLALQIAVERPDRVASLVLSGGQVHPPRALMALQSLLMRVLPERIVAPDGSSRERVRGVLAEVAQIDFRDDLADIAVPTLVLCGSKDVANLPAARSLAAGIPGARLRIIEGGRHELNTEKPRELSAELRSFLEDQG, from the coding sequence ATGAACGATCCGCAGACGGTGGTGTTCCTGCACGGGCTGGGTGTCGGCCCCGATTCGTGGGCCGCGCAGATCGACGACCTCCCCGACGGGTACTCGGCGTTCGCGCCGCGTACCGTCGGGCTCGCCGAATCCGACCCGCCCTTCAGCATGGCCGCGGCGACGGCGGCCGTCATCCGGTCCCTCGACGAGGGCGGTGTCGAACGGGCTCACCTCTGCGGCCTGTCCCTCGGCGCGATGCTCGCGTTGCAGATCGCCGTCGAGCGACCCGACCGGGTCGCGTCGCTCGTGCTCTCGGGCGGTCAGGTGCACCCGCCCCGCGCGCTCATGGCGCTGCAGTCCCTGCTCATGCGCGTTCTCCCCGAGCGGATCGTCGCCCCCGACGGATCGAGCCGCGAGCGCGTGCGCGGCGTCCTCGCCGAGGTCGCGCAGATCGACTTCCGCGACGACCTCGCGGACATCGCGGTGCCGACACTCGTGCTCTGCGGGTCGAAGGACGTCGCGAACCTGCCGGCCGCCCGCAGCCTCGCCGCGGGTATCCCCGGCGCGCGGCTCCGCATCATCGAGGGCGGCCGCCACGAACTCAACACCGAGAAGCCGCGAGAGTTGAGTGCCGAGCTGCGGTCTTTCCTGGAGGACCAGGGCTGA
- a CDS encoding uracil-DNA glycosylase family protein, producing the protein MTVLDDIRAEMMADPSNAWARDLGYAPLYIADARARVLIISQAPGRLAQETGVPWNDPSGRLLRSWLGLTDAEFYDPANVAIVPMDAYFPGKAASGDLPPRRGFADRWHPPILEQLTEVRLTILIGAYAQRHYLGPGTLTENVRNAPSHLPYFPIVHPSPLARGWRSKNPWFDEVTVPLLSAEVAAALSATTAD; encoded by the coding sequence ATGACGGTGCTCGATGACATCCGCGCGGAGATGATGGCCGACCCCTCGAACGCGTGGGCTCGCGACCTGGGTTACGCCCCCCTCTACATCGCTGACGCCCGAGCGCGCGTGCTCATCATCAGCCAGGCGCCCGGCCGGCTCGCGCAAGAGACAGGAGTGCCGTGGAACGATCCGAGCGGGCGGCTGCTGCGCTCGTGGCTCGGACTCACGGATGCCGAGTTCTACGATCCGGCGAACGTCGCGATCGTTCCGATGGACGCCTACTTCCCGGGAAAGGCTGCGAGCGGCGACCTGCCTCCGCGGAGAGGATTCGCCGATCGCTGGCATCCGCCGATCCTCGAACAGCTCACCGAGGTGCGCCTGACGATCCTCATCGGCGCCTACGCGCAGCGCCACTACCTCGGACCGGGAACACTGACCGAGAACGTGCGGAACGCCCCGTCGCACCTGCCGTACTTCCCGATCGTGCACCCGTCACCGCTCGCGCGCGGCTGGCGCTCGAAGAACCCGTGGTTCGACGAGGTGACCGTGCCGCTGCTCTCCGCGGAGGTCGCGGCGGCGCTCAGCGCGACGACCGCGGACTGA